The Paenibacillus sp. MBLB1832 genome has a window encoding:
- a CDS encoding LysM peptidoglycan-binding domain-containing protein — MSEQQPGLRFDIYERVHLHENLAAIHELSDVELLPHIQVLTLDDQAILKGNLLLTGNYVSEEGDSTRSLEHFIPVEITLPLNRIHRVEDIQVEIENFDVDLLSARSLNVTGVLSLQGVEMVSSPQESWREEEEVTFVHQLDYPRSEPVQPAPIPAPPPYVTQLPVEQPPPYATQLPVEQPLPEAPPISQVPPTPIPSPIPVPTPIPPGPIASTPPETPKDGGVVAIDVEQIELKVTPHADSTVVTEEKKELKVAFGKKAADAVEVNPYGIKSLLSKAGSYLSDKRIAEAEAQAALEAESRIDAVEWKRLFLQSRSESQEFKKVKMCIVQKEETLDSIAKKYALTTRELQLMNRLSDQDVTAGQVIYLPR; from the coding sequence GTGTCCGAACAACAACCAGGATTAAGATTCGATATTTATGAACGTGTGCATCTGCATGAGAATTTGGCAGCCATTCATGAGTTGAGTGATGTTGAGTTGCTTCCGCACATTCAAGTACTAACGCTGGATGATCAGGCGATTCTCAAGGGGAATTTGCTGTTGACTGGCAACTATGTCAGTGAAGAGGGGGATAGCACTCGCTCGCTGGAGCATTTTATTCCCGTTGAGATTACGCTGCCGCTGAATCGCATTCACCGTGTCGAAGATATTCAGGTGGAAATCGAGAACTTTGATGTCGATCTGTTATCGGCGCGCAGCTTGAATGTGACAGGTGTGTTGTCTCTGCAAGGAGTGGAAATGGTCTCTTCCCCGCAGGAAAGTTGGCGCGAGGAGGAAGAGGTAACGTTTGTGCATCAGCTGGACTATCCGCGTTCAGAGCCCGTGCAACCTGCACCTATACCCGCGCCGCCACCGTACGTTACCCAGCTGCCAGTTGAGCAGCCGCCACCGTACGCCACGCAGCTGCCAGTTGAGCAGCCGTTGCCAGAGGCGCCGCCTATCTCGCAGGTACCGCCTACGCCAATACCGTCGCCTATACCGGTTCCCACGCCTATTCCGCCGGGGCCTATTGCTTCTACTCCGCCTGAAACGCCGAAAGATGGTGGCGTAGTAGCCATCGACGTCGAACAAATTGAGTTGAAAGTCACGCCTCATGCGGACAGCACGGTTGTGACGGAGGAGAAAAAAGAGCTCAAAGTTGCCTTTGGCAAGAAGGCGGCAGACGCCGTGGAGGTTAACCCATATGGCATCAAATCGCTATTATCTAAGGCAGGCTCGTATCTTTCGGATAAGCGGATCGCGGAAGCGGAAGCACAAGCGGCTCTTGAGGCGGAATCGCGGATAGATGCGGTTGAGTGGAAACGATTGTTTCTACAAAGCCGTTCCGAATCACAAGAGTTTAAGAAGGTTAAAATGTGTATTGTTCAAAAAGAGGAAACCTTGGATTCCATCGCTAAGAAGTACGCATTAACAACGCGTGAGCTTCAATTGATGAACCGGCTAAGCGATCAGGATGTAACCGCGGGGCAGGTCATCTATTTACCGAGGTAA
- the murC gene encoding UDP-N-acetylmuramate--L-alanine ligase produces MSQAQHVHFIGIGGYGMSAIAKVMLEMGYRISGSDLAQQELTEKLKAKGAQVFIGHQATNVSGADLIVYSTALAKDNVEMQAAEEQNIPIIHRSQMLARLMNERKGIAVAGAHGKTTTSSMIALVMELCGIDPTYIIGGEIMNVGSNAKAGKGDFVVAEADESDGTFLQYHPTLALVNNIEADHLENYNGDFENLKQAYRQFLSQVRPGGKAIVCQDDEFLREMIPEIQSDVITYGIEHEADYVARNISLGDRKVTFTVEYKGASLGQVSLSVPGKHNVYNALATLITCLEAGLSFEAIAETIQEFRGAKRRFQVLGEVENMLVIDDYAHHPTEIQATISAAKATKKRIIAVFQPQRYTRTYYLFEQFSRSFAEADEVIITDIYSPAGEKRIEGVDSAKLVELIRSNSNANVQHIASREEVLTYLVDHVQPGDLVLTMGAGDIWKAADGLAKALRKKYESHT; encoded by the coding sequence GTGAGTCAAGCACAACACGTACATTTTATAGGAATCGGCGGATACGGCATGAGTGCCATTGCCAAAGTCATGCTTGAGATGGGATACCGTATCTCAGGCTCAGATCTTGCCCAGCAAGAGCTTACAGAGAAGCTGAAAGCTAAGGGTGCTCAAGTTTTTATCGGTCATCAGGCGACGAACGTTTCTGGTGCCGATTTGATCGTTTATTCAACAGCATTAGCCAAAGATAATGTGGAGATGCAGGCAGCTGAGGAGCAGAACATTCCGATTATTCATCGTTCCCAAATGCTAGCTAGATTGATGAACGAGCGCAAGGGAATTGCTGTTGCCGGCGCGCATGGCAAGACGACGACGTCGTCCATGATCGCGTTAGTAATGGAGCTTTGCGGCATCGACCCAACATATATTATCGGCGGAGAAATTATGAATGTGGGCAGTAATGCCAAAGCGGGTAAAGGGGACTTCGTTGTAGCGGAGGCCGATGAGAGTGATGGCACTTTCCTTCAGTATCATCCTACGCTGGCATTAGTCAATAATATCGAAGCGGACCATTTGGAAAATTACAATGGTGATTTCGAAAACTTGAAACAAGCGTACAGACAATTTCTAAGCCAAGTACGTCCTGGCGGGAAAGCCATTGTTTGTCAAGACGATGAATTCTTGCGTGAGATGATTCCCGAAATTCAGAGCGATGTGATTACGTACGGGATTGAGCATGAGGCAGACTACGTTGCCCGCAATATCTCCCTAGGTGATCGCAAAGTGACATTTACGGTTGAATATAAAGGCGCTTCCTTGGGGCAAGTCAGTCTTTCTGTGCCAGGAAAGCATAATGTGTATAATGCGTTAGCGACGCTAATTACTTGCTTGGAAGCAGGGCTCTCGTTCGAAGCTATTGCAGAAACCATTCAAGAATTCCGTGGAGCCAAGCGAAGATTTCAAGTGTTGGGCGAAGTTGAAAACATGCTAGTAATCGACGATTACGCGCATCATCCAACGGAAATTCAGGCGACGATTTCTGCAGCTAAAGCGACGAAAAAGCGCATCATTGCGGTGTTTCAGCCACAAAGGTACACACGGACCTACTACTTGTTCGAACAGTTTAGCCGTTCTTTTGCAGAAGCGGATGAGGTCATTATCACGGATATTTATTCACCAGCTGGTGAGAAACGCATTGAAGGCGTTGATTCTGCAAAGCTAGTTGAACTTATTCGAAGCAACAGTAATGCCAACGTGCAGCATATTGCTTCACGTGAAGAAGTGCTAACGTATTTGGTGGACCATGTGCAGCCTGGCGACCTGGTGTTAACGATGGGTGCAGGTGACATTTGGAAAGCGGCAGACGGGTTAGCCAAAGCGTTACGGAAGAAATACGAATCACATACGTAA
- a CDS encoding RluA family pseudouridine synthase: protein MINWARHGEWLALPLPNEQWKPLKPGAVEQLAVCLPVPRKYFLRLASQGCIRVEDQSVRLKIFPQEKPVFKPEAYPLDVLFEDEFTLVVNKPAGMSVHPSEAGQGGTLASAVAHYYETTGQACGIRHIHRLDQDTTGAVLYAKNEWAHVLLDEAMRENRIDRQYVAIAEGRFIAKRGTIDEPIGRDRHHAGKRRVTLNGDQAVTHYRVVQQMKSAALVEVELETGRTHQIRVHLSYLGHPLVGDTLYGGSSRGFHRQALHGERLLFPHPLTGDEVVVHAPYPSDFKKLLDQLSEK from the coding sequence ATGATCAATTGGGCGCGTCACGGTGAATGGCTTGCATTGCCTTTGCCTAATGAACAGTGGAAACCGCTGAAACCAGGCGCTGTAGAACAACTAGCAGTTTGTCTGCCTGTGCCTCGCAAATACTTTTTGCGATTAGCTTCACAGGGATGTATTCGAGTAGAAGATCAATCGGTTCGGCTCAAAATATTTCCGCAGGAAAAGCCGGTTTTCAAACCGGAAGCCTATCCATTAGACGTTCTGTTCGAGGATGAGTTCACTCTTGTTGTGAACAAGCCGGCGGGGATGTCTGTTCACCCTTCGGAAGCAGGGCAAGGTGGAACGCTGGCATCTGCGGTTGCACACTATTATGAAACAACGGGGCAAGCTTGCGGTATTCGCCATATTCATCGCCTGGATCAAGATACAACAGGTGCTGTTCTATATGCCAAAAATGAATGGGCACATGTTCTCTTGGATGAAGCGATGCGCGAGAATCGCATTGATCGGCAATATGTGGCCATCGCAGAAGGAAGATTCATTGCTAAGAGAGGAACCATTGATGAGCCAATAGGTAGGGATCGGCATCATGCTGGCAAGCGGAGGGTGACGCTGAATGGGGATCAAGCTGTGACCCACTATCGGGTGGTTCAGCAAATGAAAAGTGCCGCTTTAGTTGAAGTCGAACTCGAGACTGGGCGAACCCATCAAATTCGAGTTCATCTCAGTTATCTCGGCCACCCGCTAGTAGGCGATACCTTATACGGAGGTTCTTCGCGGGGATTTCATCGGCAGGCGCTCCATGGCGAGCGGCTCCTTTTCCCGCATCCACTCACAGGTGATGAGGTTGTCGTACATGCGCCGTATCCATCAGATTTCAAGAAATTGCTGGATCAGTTGTCGGAGAAATGA
- a CDS encoding phosphodiester glycosidase family protein, with amino-acid sequence MAKTVITTQHRDWAWIFVGAQRRDEMVLEMQNLTEINSIEKQDLNAVQFNTSRPIESLVKVEDISGQFWKGKRMYVYDPRTIRVVVPAKQGEGERITSMVQRTGAVAGVNGGGFNDPDGLGNGFAPIGAIMSGGNILYTDQEGSNPQQIVGFTKEGTLIIGKYTINELLKLGVSEAVSFYPRVIANGKPLITSGDGGWGRAPRTAVGQKADGTVIFIVIDGRQTSSVGATLKEVQDLFLEDDVINAGFLDGGASSEMVYLNELITKPSSRYGERRLPSAFLVFDHPEKVDVKNIWAGLTTIDPGGAATHPEFQKEQAELRAQGKLPTPTPKATPTPSVKPESTNEAGKSGASASPSGTESVKPNISDKPNTTTSPTTSATSGSGTATTAPGGTTSTKPSTTPSPTPSATPKATTNGATTSATPTPSVKPN; translated from the coding sequence TTGGCTAAAACCGTTATTACGACACAGCATCGTGATTGGGCTTGGATTTTTGTAGGAGCGCAGCGCAGAGATGAGATGGTTCTCGAGATGCAAAATCTAACGGAGATTAACTCGATTGAGAAGCAAGACTTGAATGCTGTTCAGTTCAATACGTCGCGTCCGATTGAAAGTTTAGTGAAAGTCGAAGATATCTCGGGTCAATTCTGGAAAGGGAAACGGATGTATGTCTATGATCCGCGTACCATCCGCGTCGTCGTTCCTGCTAAGCAAGGTGAAGGGGAACGCATTACATCCATGGTTCAGCGAACAGGCGCTGTGGCTGGTGTCAATGGGGGCGGCTTTAATGATCCTGACGGTCTGGGCAACGGATTCGCCCCAATCGGTGCTATTATGTCCGGCGGCAACATCCTTTATACCGACCAAGAAGGAAGCAATCCGCAGCAAATCGTCGGCTTCACCAAAGAAGGAACCCTCATTATCGGAAAGTATACGATTAATGAATTGTTGAAACTCGGCGTATCCGAAGCCGTTTCCTTCTATCCGCGTGTAATTGCCAACGGCAAACCGCTCATTACGAGCGGCGATGGCGGCTGGGGACGCGCACCGCGTACCGCGGTTGGCCAGAAAGCGGACGGTACTGTTATCTTTATCGTAATTGACGGCCGCCAAACATCCAGTGTCGGGGCCACTTTGAAAGAGGTACAAGATTTATTCTTAGAAGATGATGTCATCAACGCAGGATTCCTAGATGGCGGCGCTTCTTCCGAGATGGTTTATCTCAATGAACTGATTACGAAGCCGTCCAGCCGTTACGGCGAGCGTCGTTTACCTTCTGCTTTTCTAGTGTTCGATCACCCAGAGAAAGTTGATGTGAAGAACATATGGGCGGGGTTGACAACGATTGATCCAGGCGGAGCTGCTACGCACCCTGAATTCCAGAAAGAACAAGCGGAATTGAGAGCACAAGGGAAACTGCCAACACCGACGCCAAAAGCAACGCCGACACCATCTGTGAAGCCAGAAAGCACGAACGAGGCTGGCAAATCAGGCGCATCAGCATCACCTAGCGGCACAGAGTCTGTGAAACCTAATATATCGGATAAACCGAATACCACAACATCACCAACAACAAGTGCAACATCTGGCTCAGGAACAGCCACCACGGCTCCAGGCGGCACGACAAGCACTAAACCAAGTACAACGCCTTCACCTACACCAAGTGCCACACCCAAAGCAACAACCAATGGTGCGACAACTTCAGCAACACCAACACCAAGTGTGAAACCGAATTAA
- a CDS encoding Crp/Fnr family transcriptional regulator translates to MLELLKKVPLFAQLNENQLQAIVQISTKRTYKAGTILFSEKETGSVFYMVLSGSVKIYTTSQSGEEKILSICSASESFGELSLIDGKPRSASAQTLEECVLLTITGQSFLELLRAHFDMTLGIMQELSNRLRDTNQQVYDLTFLDAKSRVIKSLIKMANSHGIRKGTLIVIKLVLNYDEISQLAGVTKTVLMQVIRDLEEKKILTITPYDFTLDLTKLR, encoded by the coding sequence ATGCTTGAACTTCTCAAAAAGGTACCATTATTCGCTCAATTAAACGAAAACCAACTTCAGGCCATTGTCCAAATAAGCACCAAACGCACGTACAAAGCAGGAACCATCCTTTTTTCTGAAAAGGAAACGGGCTCCGTCTTCTATATGGTACTAAGCGGCTCCGTCAAGATCTACACGACGAGTCAGTCTGGCGAAGAGAAGATCTTATCGATCTGCTCCGCCAGCGAAAGCTTCGGGGAGCTTTCACTAATCGATGGCAAGCCCCGCTCTGCTTCAGCCCAAACCTTGGAGGAGTGTGTACTCCTCACCATCACGGGACAAAGCTTTCTGGAGCTGCTGCGCGCGCATTTCGACATGACGCTCGGCATCATGCAAGAGCTTAGCAACCGTCTGCGGGATACGAATCAGCAAGTCTATGATCTAACTTTTCTAGATGCCAAATCACGTGTGATCAAAAGCTTAATCAAAATGGCCAATTCCCACGGCATCCGTAAAGGAACTTTGATTGTGATCAAGCTAGTCCTGAATTACGATGAAATCTCCCAATTGGCTGGCGTTACGAAAACGGTTCTTATGCAAGTCATTCGCGATCTGGAAGAAAAGAAAATCCTTACGATCACGCCATATGATTTCACATTAGATCTGACCAAACTGCGGTAG
- the hemL gene encoding glutamate-1-semialdehyde 2,1-aminomutase, whose product MGNSSRFDKLSAAAFQESKRVIPGGVNSPVRAFKSVGLTPLFMESGSGSRVTDIDGNTFIDYVGSWGPLIVGHAHPKVLEAITATAAKGTSFGAPTLLETEMAKLVIERVPSIEMVRMVNSGTEATMSALRLARGFTKRDKIVKFEGSYHGHADALLIKAGSGVATLGLPDSPGVPSSVATNTITVPYNDLDSVKLVFEKFGEEIAALIVEPIAGNMGVVPPVAGFLQGLRDITKQYGSLLIFDEVMTGFRVHKNCAQGLYGVTPDLTCLGKVIGGGLPVGAYGGRLDIMEQIAPAGPIYQAGTLSGNPLAMAAGFATLTLLGEPNVYEELERKSAKLQAGFAANAAECGIPSTINRVGSMVCPFFTETPVINYETAKTSDLARFNAYFGHLLDLGVSVAPSQFEGMFVSTVHSDEDIDLTIDAHREALKRL is encoded by the coding sequence ATGGGAAATTCGAGCAGATTCGACAAATTGTCCGCGGCTGCTTTTCAAGAATCGAAGAGGGTCATCCCTGGAGGTGTGAACAGTCCGGTTCGTGCATTTAAATCGGTTGGACTTACGCCATTGTTTATGGAAAGCGGTTCAGGCTCGCGTGTCACCGATATTGACGGTAATACGTTTATTGACTATGTCGGCTCATGGGGACCGCTGATTGTTGGACATGCGCACCCGAAGGTGTTGGAAGCCATTACGGCAACAGCAGCCAAAGGAACAAGCTTTGGAGCCCCTACGTTGCTGGAAACCGAGATGGCGAAGCTTGTGATTGAACGCGTGCCGTCAATCGAGATGGTCCGTATGGTCAACTCAGGAACAGAAGCGACGATGAGTGCACTTCGTCTAGCTCGCGGATTCACGAAACGGGATAAAATCGTTAAGTTCGAAGGCAGTTATCACGGTCACGCGGATGCTCTGTTAATCAAAGCTGGTTCTGGTGTGGCAACGCTTGGCTTGCCAGACAGCCCTGGAGTACCGAGCAGTGTGGCAACGAATACGATTACTGTGCCATATAATGACTTAGACTCCGTGAAGCTCGTCTTCGAGAAGTTCGGCGAAGAAATCGCCGCGTTGATCGTGGAACCAATTGCAGGCAATATGGGGGTTGTTCCTCCTGTGGCAGGCTTCCTGCAAGGCCTTCGCGACATCACGAAGCAATACGGTTCCTTGCTTATTTTCGATGAAGTTATGACGGGCTTCCGTGTTCACAAAAATTGTGCGCAAGGCCTTTACGGCGTGACACCTGATTTAACATGTCTGGGAAAAGTCATCGGCGGAGGACTTCCCGTTGGTGCTTATGGCGGTCGCTTAGATATCATGGAGCAAATTGCGCCTGCAGGTCCGATCTATCAAGCGGGAACCTTGTCCGGCAATCCGCTGGCGATGGCCGCGGGCTTCGCGACGCTGACCTTATTGGGCGAGCCGAATGTATATGAGGAGCTGGAGCGTAAATCTGCGAAGCTGCAAGCTGGCTTTGCGGCGAATGCCGCAGAATGCGGGATCCCGAGCACGATTAACCGTGTCGGATCAATGGTTTGCCCTTTCTTCACAGAAACGCCTGTCATCAATTATGAAACGGCGAAAACATCAGATCTCGCTCGATTCAATGCGTATTTCGGACATCTTCTTGATCTGGGTGTTTCGGTTGCGCCTTCGCAGTTTGAAGGCATGTTCGTTTCTACGGTCCATTCCGATGAGGATATAGATCTAACGATTGACGCTCACCGCGAAGCTTTGAAACGATTGTAA
- a CDS encoding valine--tRNA ligase: MTETKLQTEMPTTYDPKEAERKWYDYWIQNEFFKAGNRPDAETYTIVIPPPNVTGMLHIGHALDFTLQDILIRTKRMQGFDTLWLPGSDHAGIATQTRVEAKLREQGQTRYDLGREKFLEKVWEWKELYANTIREQWAKMGFSLDYSRERFTLDEGLSQAVREVFVSLYEKGLIYRGNYIINWDPAARTALSDIEVEYKEVQGALYHLKYETTDGSGAIVVATTRPETMLGDTAVAVHPKDERYQHLIGKSLLLPIVNREIPIIADEYVEKEFGSGAVKITPAHDPNDFEVGKRHNLPQILVMDESGTMNANAGPYQGQDRFECRKQIVADLKEQGVLIKIEEHVHQVGHSERSGAVIEPYLSTQWFVKMQPLADQAIQAQKSGAGANFVPDRFEKTYLNWIENIRDWCISRQLWWGHRIPAWHCADCGQTTVTREDATTCSHCQSTNLNQDNDVLDTWFSSALWPFSTLGWPNDAEDLKRFYPTNVLVTGYDIIYFWVARMIFTALEFTDQIPFKDVLMHGLVRDSEGRKMSKSLGNGVDPLEVIEKYGADAMRYMISTSSTPGQDLRFRWERVEQARNFANKIWNASRFALMNLEGVTASDIDLTGELGTADRWILHRLNETVRDVTRLIDSYEFGETGRLLYNFIWDDLCDWYIEFSKLSLYGTDPAAKKKTQSVLAYVLDQTQRLIHPFMPFISEEIWQHLPHVGETITLAAWPTENAAFESPDAVREMELLMEAIRSVRNIRAEVNVPMSKKVELLVKPASTESESILSRNEEYLKRFCNTSLLEIDASMAAPDKAMTAIITGAELYLPLAGLIDIAQELARLDKELQSLHGEVERIEKKLGNEGFVAKAPAKVIEEEKAKLADYADKRDKVIARLAELKA, translated from the coding sequence ATGACCGAAACCAAATTACAAACGGAAATGCCTACAACGTATGACCCGAAAGAAGCGGAACGCAAATGGTATGATTACTGGATCCAAAATGAATTCTTCAAAGCAGGAAACCGTCCTGATGCTGAGACTTATACAATCGTAATCCCTCCTCCGAACGTAACAGGGATGCTTCATATCGGGCATGCACTCGATTTCACGCTGCAAGATATTCTGATCCGTACGAAGCGGATGCAAGGGTTTGACACCCTCTGGCTGCCAGGCTCTGACCATGCAGGGATTGCAACACAAACGCGCGTAGAAGCGAAACTTCGCGAGCAAGGTCAAACCCGTTACGATCTAGGCCGTGAGAAATTCCTGGAGAAGGTGTGGGAATGGAAAGAACTATATGCGAACACGATTCGTGAACAGTGGGCCAAAATGGGCTTTTCGCTCGATTACTCGCGTGAACGATTCACCCTAGATGAAGGCCTCTCACAAGCGGTACGTGAAGTATTCGTAAGCTTGTATGAGAAAGGCTTAATCTATCGCGGCAACTATATCATTAACTGGGATCCAGCAGCTCGCACAGCTCTGTCGGATATTGAAGTCGAGTACAAAGAGGTGCAGGGTGCCCTGTATCATTTAAAATATGAAACGACGGATGGTTCAGGCGCAATTGTGGTTGCGACAACACGTCCTGAGACGATGCTGGGCGATACAGCGGTTGCTGTTCATCCGAAGGATGAGCGTTACCAACATTTAATCGGGAAGTCCTTACTGTTGCCAATCGTTAATCGTGAAATTCCAATCATTGCTGACGAGTATGTCGAGAAAGAATTCGGCAGCGGCGCGGTGAAAATTACACCAGCTCACGATCCGAACGATTTCGAAGTTGGTAAGCGTCATAACCTGCCGCAAATTCTCGTTATGGATGAATCGGGTACAATGAACGCGAATGCAGGTCCTTACCAAGGGCAAGACCGTTTCGAATGCCGCAAGCAAATTGTTGCTGATTTGAAGGAGCAAGGTGTTCTTATCAAAATTGAAGAGCACGTGCACCAAGTAGGTCACAGTGAGCGCAGCGGGGCTGTTATTGAGCCGTATTTATCCACGCAATGGTTCGTGAAAATGCAGCCGCTTGCTGACCAAGCGATTCAGGCACAAAAGTCTGGGGCTGGAGCTAACTTTGTACCAGACCGTTTTGAGAAAACGTACTTAAACTGGATTGAGAACATTCGTGACTGGTGTATTTCACGTCAACTTTGGTGGGGTCACCGTATCCCAGCTTGGCATTGTGCGGATTGCGGTCAAACGACTGTTACACGTGAGGATGCGACGACTTGCTCACACTGTCAAAGTACGAACCTGAACCAAGATAACGATGTATTAGATACCTGGTTCAGTTCTGCATTATGGCCGTTCTCCACCTTAGGCTGGCCGAATGATGCTGAAGATTTGAAACGATTCTATCCAACGAATGTACTTGTAACTGGTTACGATATTATTTATTTCTGGGTAGCTCGGATGATCTTCACAGCGCTTGAATTTACGGATCAAATTCCGTTCAAGGACGTGCTGATGCATGGCCTTGTACGCGATTCTGAAGGACGCAAAATGTCCAAATCGCTTGGAAACGGTGTAGATCCATTAGAAGTTATTGAGAAATATGGCGCAGATGCGATGCGCTATATGATTTCAACGAGCTCAACGCCAGGTCAAGATCTTCGCTTCCGTTGGGAGCGGGTTGAGCAGGCTCGTAATTTTGCCAATAAAATTTGGAATGCTTCCCGATTTGCTTTGATGAATTTGGAAGGTGTAACTGCATCGGATATCGACCTAACGGGTGAGTTGGGCACGGCAGATCGTTGGATTTTGCATCGCTTGAACGAGACTGTACGCGACGTTACTCGTCTGATTGACAGTTACGAGTTCGGCGAAACAGGCCGCTTATTGTACAATTTCATTTGGGATGATCTCTGTGACTGGTATATCGAGTTCAGCAAATTGAGTTTGTATGGCACCGATCCTGCTGCGAAAAAGAAAACGCAATCCGTTCTTGCTTACGTATTGGATCAAACGCAACGTCTGATTCATCCGTTCATGCCGTTTATTTCGGAGGAAATTTGGCAGCACTTGCCGCATGTTGGTGAGACGATCACGCTTGCTGCATGGCCGACGGAGAATGCGGCATTCGAATCGCCGGATGCTGTGCGCGAGATGGAGTTGCTGATGGAAGCGATTCGCTCCGTTCGTAACATCCGTGCTGAAGTGAATGTACCGATGAGCAAGAAGGTTGAATTGCTTGTGAAACCAGCGAGCACTGAGTCTGAAAGCATTCTGAGCCGTAACGAAGAATATCTCAAACGTTTCTGCAACACGTCCTTGCTGGAAATTGATGCCTCAATGGCAGCGCCAGACAAAGCGATGACGGCGATTATAACGGGTGCAGAGTTGTATTTACCGCTTGCAGGCTTAATCGATATCGCGCAAGAACTTGCTCGCTTGGATAAAGAGTTGCAATCCTTGCACGGTGAAGTTGAACGGATTGAGAAGAAGTTGGGTAATGAAGGCTTCGTTGCCAAGGCGCCTGCGAAAGTCATTGAAGAAGAAAAAGCGAAGCTTGCGGATTATGCGGACAAGAGGGACAAAGTGATCGCTCGCTTGGCGGAGTTAAAAGCATAA
- a CDS encoding bifunctional folylpolyglutamate synthase/dihydrofolate synthase: MDERLNRADAFQTAQEAIDWIVGRMEKLGMKPGLQRMELLMEKLGHPERRLKFIHVAGTNGKGSTCAYLASVLQTCGYDVGTFTSPYLIRYTNRIQVNGEDISDEDLLRLVNDMKPIVDEIAATEVGPPTMFEISTALAILYFGKVAYPDYVVWETGLGGRLDSTNIVNPIATVITNVGHDHMDILGDTLELVAAEKAGIIKAGVPVITAVEPASVWQVIEQTAKAKKATLYTLGDQFTLSEVRSELDRQTFQFNGPFRPIPELAISMNGEHQLKNAAVAVMTLEVLRQYYATIVDDEDLQNGLQGTKWPGRLEMISQEPRILIDGAHNPEGAATLASALQHVYSYKKLHMMIGMLATKNHTGYLRHILPLVDTLIITEANFHKKGDASMLAELAQGLLRELNREVDIVVERNWKQALTLLTNRTEQDDLAVVSGTLYLISDVRSWITYQTDSEKGW; encoded by the coding sequence ATGGATGAAAGATTGAACCGTGCGGATGCTTTTCAAACCGCGCAGGAAGCCATTGACTGGATCGTGGGACGGATGGAGAAGCTCGGCATGAAGCCGGGCCTCCAACGGATGGAACTGTTAATGGAGAAGCTGGGGCACCCCGAGCGCAGGCTGAAGTTCATTCATGTCGCGGGCACGAATGGGAAAGGTTCCACCTGTGCTTACTTGGCTTCCGTGCTCCAGACTTGCGGGTATGATGTAGGTACGTTTACTTCTCCGTACCTCATTCGGTATACGAACCGTATTCAAGTGAACGGTGAAGACATCAGCGACGAAGATTTGCTTCGACTTGTCAATGACATGAAACCGATCGTTGACGAAATCGCGGCTACGGAAGTAGGGCCGCCAACGATGTTCGAGATTTCAACGGCGTTGGCGATCTTGTATTTTGGGAAAGTCGCATATCCCGATTATGTGGTATGGGAAACAGGGCTAGGGGGAAGGCTGGATAGCACGAATATCGTGAATCCAATCGCAACCGTCATTACGAATGTGGGTCATGATCACATGGACATTCTGGGAGACACGCTTGAGCTTGTTGCCGCGGAGAAAGCAGGCATCATCAAAGCAGGTGTGCCCGTTATTACGGCGGTAGAACCCGCATCGGTCTGGCAAGTAATTGAACAGACAGCCAAGGCGAAGAAAGCTACGCTGTACACATTGGGCGACCAATTTACGCTTTCCGAAGTACGGAGTGAGTTGGATCGTCAAACGTTTCAGTTCAATGGACCGTTCCGACCTATTCCTGAGCTTGCGATCTCGATGAACGGGGAGCATCAACTGAAAAATGCGGCAGTCGCCGTGATGACACTTGAAGTTCTTCGTCAATATTACGCAACAATCGTCGACGATGAAGACTTGCAGAATGGCTTGCAAGGAACGAAATGGCCTGGCCGCTTAGAAATGATTTCACAGGAGCCCCGTATTCTGATTGATGGGGCACATAACCCTGAAGGAGCGGCGACACTCGCCTCAGCACTCCAGCATGTGTACAGCTATAAGAAGCTGCATATGATGATCGGAATGCTGGCCACCAAGAATCATACAGGCTACTTAAGGCATATACTACCATTGGTGGATACGCTTATCATTACGGAAGCGAATTTTCATAAAAAAGGCGATGCTTCTATGCTCGCAGAGCTCGCACAGGGGCTGCTTCGCGAACTGAATCGCGAAGTGGACATTGTGGTTGAGCGTAACTGGAAACAAGCGTTAACCTTATTAACGAATCGAACTGAGCAGGATGATTTGGCGGTCGTATCGGGCACGCTGTATTTAATCTCTGATGTTCGTTCTTGGATAACCTATCAAACCGATTCTGAAAAAGGATGGTGA